A stretch of Henckelia pumila isolate YLH828 chromosome 4, ASM3356847v2, whole genome shotgun sequence DNA encodes these proteins:
- the LOC140865442 gene encoding protein SAWADEE HOMEODOMAIN HOMOLOG 1-like isoform X2: protein MDLRPRKKQPFSGFTKAEVARMEQFLYESKQQSLDDGCYKKLARVFNRSSGRAGKPLLKWTQVQIWFQNHQQKSSSQQTSFVPADPQPHKAHQTPNIPQGEKDQELSRLEFEARSSKDGAWYDVNTFLAHRFLSSGDIEVRVRYVGFGAEEDEWVNTRTAVRLRSIPLEHSECHKVKAGDLVERQDQARYYDAHVVEIQRRLHDIRGCRCLFLIKYDHDNSEEKVRLRRLCYRPNTITQYN, encoded by the exons ATGGATCTTCGTCCCAGGAAGAAGCAACCCTTTTCTGGTTTCACAAAAGCTGAG GTCGCCAGAATGGAGCAATTTCTTTATGAATCTAAACAACAATCTCTGGACGACGGGTGCTACAAAAAGTTGGCTAGGGTGTTCAA CCGTTCTAGTGGTCGTGCTGGGAAACCTCTTTTGAAGTGGACTCAG GTTCAAATTTGGTTTCAGAATCATCAACAAAAAAGCAGCTCTCAACAGACCTCATTCGTTCCTGCTGACCCTCAACCTCATAAAGCACATCAAACTCCAAACATACCTCAAG GTGAGAAGGATCAAGAACTGTCTAGGTTGGAATTCGAAGCGAGGTCATCAAAAGATGGGGCTTG GTATGATGTTAATACATTTCTCGCCCATCGATTTCTCAGTTCTGGCGATATT GAAGTTCGTGTGAGATATGTTGGGTTTGGAGCTGAGGAGGACGAATGGGTAAACACTAGAACTGCTGTGCGCCTACGTTCTATTCCATTGGAGCACTCAGAATGCCATAAAGTGAAGGCCGGAGATCTTGTG GAGAGACAAGATCAGGCCAGATACTATGATGCCCATGTCGTCGAGATTCAAAGGCGACTGCATGATATCAGGGGTTGCAGATGTCTTTTCTTGATCAAATATGATCATGATAATAGCGAG GAGAAAGTGCGTCTGAGGAGATTATGCTACCGGCCAAACACAATAACTCAATACAATTAG
- the LOC140865442 gene encoding protein SAWADEE HOMEODOMAIN HOMOLOG 1-like isoform X1 — MDLRPRKKQPFSGFTKAEVARMEQFLYESKQQSLDDGCYKKLARVFNRSSGRAGKPLLKWTQVQIWFQNHQQKSSSQQTSFVPADPQPHKAHQTPNIPQGEKDQELSRLEFEARSSKDGAWYDVNTFLAHRFLSSGDIEVRVRYVGFGAEEDEWVNTRTAVRLRSIPLEHSECHKVKAGDLVVCFQERQDQARYYDAHVVEIQRRLHDIRGCRCLFLIKYDHDNSEEKVRLRRLCYRPNTITQYN; from the exons ATGGATCTTCGTCCCAGGAAGAAGCAACCCTTTTCTGGTTTCACAAAAGCTGAG GTCGCCAGAATGGAGCAATTTCTTTATGAATCTAAACAACAATCTCTGGACGACGGGTGCTACAAAAAGTTGGCTAGGGTGTTCAA CCGTTCTAGTGGTCGTGCTGGGAAACCTCTTTTGAAGTGGACTCAG GTTCAAATTTGGTTTCAGAATCATCAACAAAAAAGCAGCTCTCAACAGACCTCATTCGTTCCTGCTGACCCTCAACCTCATAAAGCACATCAAACTCCAAACATACCTCAAG GTGAGAAGGATCAAGAACTGTCTAGGTTGGAATTCGAAGCGAGGTCATCAAAAGATGGGGCTTG GTATGATGTTAATACATTTCTCGCCCATCGATTTCTCAGTTCTGGCGATATT GAAGTTCGTGTGAGATATGTTGGGTTTGGAGCTGAGGAGGACGAATGGGTAAACACTAGAACTGCTGTGCGCCTACGTTCTATTCCATTGGAGCACTCAGAATGCCATAAAGTGAAGGCCGGAGATCTTGTGGTATGCTTCCAG GAGAGACAAGATCAGGCCAGATACTATGATGCCCATGTCGTCGAGATTCAAAGGCGACTGCATGATATCAGGGGTTGCAGATGTCTTTTCTTGATCAAATATGATCATGATAATAGCGAG GAGAAAGTGCGTCTGAGGAGATTATGCTACCGGCCAAACACAATAACTCAATACAATTAG